From Topomyia yanbarensis strain Yona2022 chromosome 1, ASM3024719v1, whole genome shotgun sequence, one genomic window encodes:
- the LOC131676257 gene encoding uncharacterized protein LOC131676257, producing the protein MTFKDVLRGVGDVIVNNKLLTFLSVALFAFVIATIALASENNSNANALGECESRLWTATSVTPGTTTVVPADTTTVTGAPTSTDAITTPEAATTTTTVIPDTTQAP; encoded by the exons ATGACCTTCAAAGACGTTCTACGCGGTGTTGGAG ATGTCATCGTGAACAACAAGCTGCTCACGTTTCTGAGTGTGGCGCTGTTTGCCTTCGTTATCGCTACGATTGCCCTGGCCAGTGAGAACAATAGTAACGCGAACGCTCTCGGCGAGTGTGAAAGTCGACTTTGGACTGCTACCTCGGTGACTCCGGGAACCACCACGGTAGTGCCGGCGGATACGACAACCGTTACCGGTGCACCGACATCAACGGATGCAATAACAACACCGgaagcagcaacaacaacaacaacagtaatACCAGATACAACACAAGCACCATAA